The Sulfurihydrogenibium sp. YO3AOP1 genome has a window encoding:
- a CDS encoding (Fe-S)-binding protein yields MSELIEPKLTIELAHQCVKCSACRQVCPTYSVVKEERSSPRGRLALAEAVVDGILPLTEEVAAQWNQCAMCRRCEWICPNEVEYKEIMFRARNMAKEKSKKDYFKTVVFKGLGMMGNPLTKIGMKFAPTLMEAYGKLAGKEVPEYNAVYIDVGIPKYAKLMPKPSAKPFGLRGKEVKAEKSKGRLLFFTGCMIDAFQGKVGESVLKLMEKAGYDVVVPKDIRCCGAPHLYSGEIDAFNKLMKHNKNEIDKYKFDYIVVACPTCGGALKEEYKYPVKDFAEILREEGFLVFKGSGEKVSFHFPCHSYTAMKTDPNVFRDVLKNVKDAQYVEGEEAMMCCGFAGYFSVANYEVASELQKRKIEDLRKTQATYVLSDCPGCVLNLADGMYKHGHYKEVKVMHLAEYLAERLVEEEKNEGKS; encoded by the coding sequence ATGAGTGAACTAATAGAGCCAAAATTAACCATAGAATTGGCACATCAATGTGTTAAATGTTCCGCATGCAGACAGGTTTGCCCTACATATAGCGTCGTAAAAGAAGAGCGTTCTTCTCCAAGAGGTAGGCTTGCATTGGCTGAAGCTGTTGTAGATGGAATCTTACCACTTACTGAAGAAGTTGCAGCCCAGTGGAATCAATGTGCAATGTGTCGCCGTTGTGAGTGGATATGTCCTAACGAAGTTGAATATAAAGAGATTATGTTTAGAGCAAGAAATATGGCAAAGGAAAAATCAAAAAAAGATTACTTTAAGACAGTGGTTTTCAAAGGTCTTGGAATGATGGGAAATCCACTTACAAAAATAGGTATGAAGTTTGCACCAACCTTGATGGAAGCTTACGGAAAGCTTGCAGGTAAAGAAGTTCCTGAATACAATGCTGTTTATATAGATGTTGGTATTCCAAAATATGCTAAACTAATGCCTAAGCCATCTGCAAAACCTTTTGGATTGAGAGGCAAAGAAGTAAAAGCTGAAAAATCTAAAGGAAGATTGCTATTCTTTACAGGCTGTATGATAGATGCTTTTCAAGGTAAGGTAGGAGAGAGTGTTTTAAAACTTATGGAAAAAGCCGGTTATGATGTTGTAGTTCCAAAAGATATAAGATGCTGTGGAGCACCACATCTTTACAGTGGAGAGATAGACGCATTCAATAAACTTATGAAGCATAATAAGAACGAAATAGATAAATACAAGTTTGATTATATCGTAGTTGCATGTCCAACATGTGGCGGGGCTCTAAAAGAAGAGTATAAATATCCAGTTAAAGATTTTGCAGAAATACTTAGAGAAGAAGGATTTTTAGTATTTAAAGGCAGCGGTGAAAAAGTTAGCTTTCATTTTCCTTGCCATTCTTACACTGCAATGAAAACAGACCCTAACGTATTTAGAGATGTATTAAAAAATGTGAAAGACGCACAATACGTTGAAGGTGAAGAAGCTATGATGTGTTGCGGTTTTGCCGGATACTTCTCTGTGGCTAACTATGAAGTAGCTTCTGAGCTTCAAAAAAGAAAAATAGAAGATTTAAGAAAAACTCAGGCAACTTACGTTTTAAGTGATTGTCCGGGATGTGTACTAAATTTAGCAGATGGTATGTATAAGCACGGTCATTATAAAGAAGTTAAAGTTATGCACTTAGCAGAATACTTGGCAGAAAGACTTGTAGAGGAAGAAAAAAATGAAGGTAAATCTTAA
- the speD gene encoding adenosylmethionine decarboxylase, which translates to MIGFGPHLMVDGYNGNFEALASVEAVTNFLDTLPAEIGMTKIMPPYVFKYDGGDKPEDWGVSGFVIIAESHISIHTFPEKGYFSIDIFSCKDFDIPAALEIIKSFFGTEDLEVQTTSRGTEFPRDIGMAGAITASQRRRLY; encoded by the coding sequence TTGATAGGATTTGGACCCCATTTAATGGTCGATGGTTACAACGGAAATTTTGAAGCTTTGGCAAGCGTAGAGGCTGTTACTAACTTTTTAGATACTTTGCCGGCTGAAATCGGAATGACAAAAATTATGCCTCCGTATGTGTTTAAGTATGATGGCGGAGATAAACCAGAAGACTGGGGAGTTTCAGGGTTTGTAATCATAGCAGAGAGCCACATAAGCATCCATACATTTCCGGAGAAAGGATACTTTTCAATAGATATATTCTCTTGTAAGGATTTTGATATTCCAGCAGCTTTAGAAATAATTAAATCTTTCTTTGGTACAGAAGACCTTGAAGTTCAAACAACTTCAAGAGGGACCGAGTTTCCAAGAGATATTGGCATGGCTGGAGCAATTACAGCTTCGCAAAGAAGAAGATTATATTAA
- a CDS encoding integrase core domain-containing protein: protein MFVAKDVKTRISFTFAYGRLNSKNAKDFLEKLIKAIPFEIKGIQTDNGSEFLGEFSKALKKKDIKHYFNYPRYPKGQAYVERMNRTLQDEFIMYYEDYELKDVYEFNKKMMEYMLWYNIERPHHSLNKKSPIAYFCDIINSRKSEFSQTGMTYT, encoded by the coding sequence ATATTTGTAGCCAAGGATGTAAAAACAAGAATCTCTTTTACTTTTGCATATGGCAGGCTAAACAGTAAAAACGCAAAGGACTTTTTAGAGAAATTAATAAAAGCAATACCATTTGAGATAAAAGGTATACAAACAGATAATGGCAGTGAATTCTTAGGCGAGTTTAGCAAAGCATTAAAGAAAAAAGATATAAAACATTATTTTAACTATCCAAGATATCCAAAAGGACAAGCATATGTAGAGAGAATGAATAGGACATTACAGGATGAATTTATCATGTACTACGAAGATTATGAATTAAAAGATGTTTATGAGTTTAATAAAAAAATGATGGAGTATATGCTATGGTATAACATAGAAAGACCTCATCATAGTTTAAACAAAAAATCACCTATTGCATACTTTTGTGATATTATAAATTCAAGAAAATCGGAATTTTCCCAAACTGGTATGACCTATACATGA
- a CDS encoding transposase produces the protein MCCGTDYEPRKKFLLENDDDNKANGYYERSLNTGSFKLNINVPRDRKGKFRPQILPDPYKRVDEDYIDLLMSLVSNGYSESKIDSTLKSLGLNYSKQHMDAIKKQLIERLEWL, from the coding sequence ATCTGTTGTGGAACTGATTATGAACCAAGAAAGAAATTTCTTCTTGAAAATGACGATGATAACAAAGCAAACGGGTATTATGAAAGAAGCCTAAATACTGGTTCTTTCAAGCTTAACATAAATGTTCCAAGAGATAGAAAGGGTAAATTTAGACCACAAATATTACCTGACCCTTACAAAAGAGTTGATGAAGATTATATAGACCTTCTTATGAGTTTGGTATCCAATGGATACTCAGAAAGCAAGATAGATTCTACATTAAAAAGCTTGGGCTTAAACTACTCAAAACAACATATGGATGCAATCAAAAAACAGCTTATAGAAAGACTTGAGTGGCTTTAA
- a CDS encoding molybdenum cofactor guanylyltransferase: MTTNKISCILLAGGQSKRMGEDKAFLKLDGQTFLKIIVKKLYEKCDEITLSINKDEEIYQKELNEFLNKITFIKDKNPYDGPLNAVVSVADSINNPYVFIATVDTPLLNPELIDFYKEKISDYDCILPIINGKYQPLNTLYKKDILEKAKQIYNSSKSLMSWINKLNCLKLYEDEISKIDESFFSYWSINTKDEYERLKNIK; the protein is encoded by the coding sequence ATGACTACGAATAAAATATCTTGCATTCTACTTGCTGGCGGTCAAAGCAAGAGAATGGGAGAAGATAAAGCATTTTTAAAACTTGATGGACAAACATTTTTAAAAATAATTGTTAAAAAACTCTATGAAAAATGCGATGAAATTACCCTTTCAATAAATAAAGATGAAGAAATTTATCAAAAAGAACTTAATGAATTTCTTAATAAGATAACTTTTATTAAAGACAAAAATCCTTACGATGGTCCATTAAACGCCGTTGTATCAGTAGCAGATAGTATTAATAATCCATATGTGTTTATAGCTACTGTAGATACTCCACTTTTAAATCCAGAATTAATTGATTTTTATAAAGAAAAAATTTCAGATTATGATTGCATTCTTCCTATAATCAATGGAAAGTATCAACCTTTAAATACGCTTTACAAAAAAGATATTTTAGAAAAAGCAAAGCAAATATATAATTCAAGCAAGTCCTTAATGTCTTGGATTAATAAGCTAAATTGCCTAAAATTGTATGAAGATGAAATATCTAAGATAGATGAGAGTTTTTTTAGTTATTGGAGTATTAACACAAAAGATGAGTATGAAAGATTGAAGAATATAAAATAA
- the queF gene encoding preQ(1) synthase: MKYGEKEILEAKLEPWPNPYPERNYTIDITFPEFSCLCPRSGYPDYATIKIIYIPDQYIVELKSLKLYLNKYRNQYISHEEATNKIYEDLYNLLKPRKLEVIGDWNPRGNVKTIIKVSSEDNK; the protein is encoded by the coding sequence ATGAAATACGGAGAGAAAGAAATACTTGAAGCAAAATTAGAGCCATGGCCTAATCCATATCCGGAGAGAAATTATACTATTGATATAACTTTTCCTGAATTTTCTTGTCTTTGTCCAAGGTCAGGATATCCAGATTATGCAACAATAAAAATAATCTACATTCCGGACCAATACATTGTAGAATTAAAATCTTTAAAGCTTTATCTAAACAAATACAGAAATCAGTATATATCCCATGAAGAGGCTACCAATAAAATTTATGAAGATTTGTACAATCTTTTAAAACCAAGAAAACTTGAAGTTATTGGAGATTGGAATCCAAGAGGAAACGTAAAAACAATAATAAAAGTAAGCAGTGAAGATAATAAGTAG
- a CDS encoding sulfite exporter TauE/SafE family protein: MILEYLMITLAGFLGSYHCIGMCGAIPSIISYKNFWIGNILYNMGRIFTYSFLGFLAGMLGMYFHKFEFQLIQKGLSIFVGVLMILFGLQITGNIKEKGVPFLDVVFEAISDLLSNFRQSPFILGMFNGFLPCPLVYAFLMKAVLDKNPLDGMLTMLFFGIGTVPAMLFSSKIINMISPTSRKSLVKIAGIIVIIFGILTILRGFGIGYHH; this comes from the coding sequence ATGATTTTAGAGTATTTAATGATAACCTTAGCAGGTTTTTTAGGTTCCTATCACTGTATTGGAATGTGTGGTGCTATTCCTTCTATCATCTCTTATAAAAACTTCTGGATTGGAAACATTCTTTACAATATGGGAAGAATTTTTACTTACTCCTTTCTTGGCTTTTTGGCTGGAATGCTTGGTATGTATTTTCATAAATTTGAGTTTCAGCTTATTCAAAAAGGTCTTTCTATCTTTGTTGGGGTTTTGATGATTCTTTTTGGTCTTCAAATTACAGGCAATATTAAAGAAAAAGGCGTACCGTTTTTAGATGTTGTGTTTGAGGCAATCTCTGATTTGTTATCAAATTTTAGACAATCTCCGTTTATTCTTGGAATGTTTAACGGCTTTTTGCCATGCCCATTAGTGTATGCATTTTTAATGAAGGCTGTTTTAGATAAAAATCCGTTGGATGGAATGCTGACGATGTTATTTTTTGGAATTGGAACAGTTCCGGCTATGCTTTTTTCTTCAAAAATCATAAATATGATTTCTCCAACTTCAAGAAAAAGTTTAGTTAAAATTGCCGGAATTATTGTTATTATTTTTGGCATACTTACAATTCTAAGAGGTTTTGGAATAGGTTATCATCATTAA
- a CDS encoding transposase, which translates to MSGFKTRELPSDAFVLYIDAYHCDIKEKNKIRKASVYVVLGIDLQGNKDIFGFYTFFSSENKADWIKVFNDLIDRGLKRIMLIVSDDFPGISKAIETLFPYTDHQLCLVHLQRNVRNQMDKEDSQVFNKELKNIKENSLDYEDGLEKLDDLCSRFKSKYPSFIKHIQSNKERYLCFLKISRKSKKTHIHNKSS; encoded by the coding sequence TTGAGTGGCTTTAAAACAAGAGAGCTTCCATCGGATGCATTTGTACTGTATATAGATGCATACCACTGTGATATAAAAGAGAAAAACAAAATCAGAAAAGCTTCTGTCTATGTAGTTCTTGGAATAGATTTACAAGGAAATAAAGATATATTTGGATTTTACACATTTTTCAGTAGTGAAAACAAAGCAGACTGGATAAAAGTATTCAATGATTTAATAGATAGAGGACTAAAAAGGATAATGCTTATAGTAAGTGATGATTTTCCTGGAATATCAAAAGCCATAGAAACACTGTTTCCTTATACAGACCATCAGCTATGTTTAGTCCATTTACAAAGAAACGTTAGAAATCAGATGGATAAAGAAGATTCACAAGTATTTAACAAAGAATTAAAAAACATAAAAGAAAACAGCTTAGATTATGAAGATGGATTAGAAAAATTAGATGATTTATGTAGTAGATTTAAATCTAAATATCCAAGCTTTATAAAACATATTCAATCTAACAAAGAGAGATACTTATGTTTTTTAAAAATATCCAGAAAATCTAAGAAAACACATATACACAACAAATCCAGTTGA
- a CDS encoding rubredoxin, producing MKVNLKEEKNLKYRCRVCGYVYDPEKGDEINLISPGVEFVDLPDTWRCPVCNYSKKEFRAVKI from the coding sequence ATGAAGGTAAATCTTAAAGAAGAAAAAAATCTCAAATACAGATGCAGAGTTTGTGGCTATGTATACGACCCGGAAAAAGGAGATGAGATTAATCTTATCTCTCCGGGCGTTGAGTTTGTAGATTTACCAGACACTTGGAGATGTCCAGTCTGTAATTACTCTAAAAAAGAGTTTAGAGCTGTTAAAATTTAG
- a CDS encoding polyprenyl synthetase family protein produces the protein MEFKNILKEKASFINKQLDRFVPRCIPEELSNAMRYSLEAGGKRIRPILVIECAKAVKEDVNVEDFIDIAISTEFIHTYSLIHDDLPAMDDDDLRRGKPTCHKVFGEAIAILAGDGLLTFAFELISNNKKLSAEKIVKVINILSHNVGIYGMVGGQAADILPNFKDVEFIHLNKTAKFLSACCQIGCVLADATEEEILKLKNYGINIGLAFQIWDDILDEIGDEEKTGKRLHKDKDKNKITYPSLYGLEKSIQIAKDYVEKAKNEIKDLKNSEFLIKLADYIISREV, from the coding sequence ATGGAGTTTAAAAATATCTTAAAAGAAAAAGCAAGCTTTATAAATAAGCAATTAGATAGATTCGTTCCCAGATGCATTCCTGAAGAATTATCTAACGCAATGAGATATTCTTTAGAAGCGGGTGGAAAAAGAATCAGACCTATCTTAGTTATTGAATGTGCAAAGGCTGTCAAAGAAGATGTAAATGTTGAAGATTTTATAGATATAGCTATTTCAACAGAATTTATTCATACTTACTCTTTAATTCATGATGATTTACCTGCCATGGATGATGATGATTTAAGAAGAGGAAAGCCAACCTGTCATAAAGTGTTTGGTGAAGCTATCGCAATTCTTGCCGGTGATGGACTTTTAACATTTGCTTTTGAGCTTATTTCAAACAATAAAAAATTATCAGCTGAAAAAATTGTAAAAGTAATTAATATTTTGTCTCATAATGTTGGAATTTATGGAATGGTGGGAGGTCAAGCAGCTGATATATTGCCAAATTTTAAAGATGTTGAATTTATTCATTTAAATAAAACTGCAAAATTTTTATCTGCATGCTGTCAAATTGGTTGTGTGTTAGCTGATGCTACAGAAGAAGAGATACTAAAATTAAAAAATTATGGAATAAATATCGGTCTTGCTTTTCAGATATGGGATGATATTTTAGATGAAATCGGAGATGAAGAAAAAACAGGAAAAAGATTACACAAAGATAAAGATAAAAATAAGATTACCTATCCATCTTTGTATGGATTAGAAAAGTCAATACAGATTGCAAAAGATTATGTTGAAAAGGCAAAAAATGAGATAAAAGACTTGAAAAACTCTGAATTTTTGATTAAATTAGCTGATTATATTATTAGCAGAGAGGTTTAG
- a CDS encoding glutamine-synthetase adenylyltransferase, with protein sequence MSNLFKFETLKKDFLISLNPSQYKLLENLSFYSSCITDFIFRHPEELFYVYESLDKPLLGRENLIKEALELLNIEKEDEFITKLTFFKMKHFARIVAKDIYKKHHLIQLTEEYSYLADACFEVAYQKAYSKYLQRFGTPIDELTGKPASGSVIALGKHGGTDLNYYSDVDVMYICSGEGTTEKGISNREFFTKVFTDTTLYLTKRNAETVAWNVDLDLRPEGRKGLLTYSIPFLENYYWSVGRTWERHMLIKARHAAGDENTTKEFLAIITPFVYRKSLSKEIIDDILNMKKMIEKHSKPKNPDEIDVKKSEGGIREIEFIVQVFQLLHGGHDPSLRERETVRALRKIVEKGLLSEEKGKFLEDAYVFLRNLEHVIQLKNCVQTQILNLKNASEYAKKLGFDSEEKFLEKLEYVRKNVKRIFESLGGEEKKELTSIQAYIITKENEEIVSEYLKSLGFKDPKWALNLITSIFEDEEYLLLSEKYKNLLIDFLPKLEEYLKESKAKESLLVNLNKFFTEGKIYRLFTTALESKSKLVDFIIEVVKTTDYATNLMIKDKELIELAFITSRPLSSKEDFEKELEIIKIEDKVESLKKLKKISEVLATLEYLHKIKTHSPIARLKKLNNTITNLADFILESLYKINEGSKFAIYGLGKLGSREMNIGSDIDLVFVFKDEESKFSLSKVPQKIIKDLTTYTKEGQLYQLDLRLRPYGKAGELSPSLDFYKKYFQNEARPWEFLAWTKARFITGDESVKQKFEEIIKEEIFSREIKKDIKIDLLEMRLKLEGLTKETESEMDIKLGKGGITDIEFMVQLYYLETKQRKTSILEGLLDLNPDIVDYYVFLREVETRLRLVKGSSSSKISKSDLQTERIVDTFNMSFEEFFKEVKNAKDIIRKEFYKYFRK encoded by the coding sequence ATGTCAAACCTATTTAAATTTGAAACACTTAAAAAAGATTTTTTAATTAGTCTAAATCCAAGCCAGTATAAACTTTTAGAAAATCTTTCTTTCTACTCTTCATGCATCACAGATTTTATATTCAGACATCCAGAAGAGCTGTTTTATGTGTATGAAAGTCTTGATAAACCATTACTTGGAAGAGAAAATCTAATTAAAGAAGCATTAGAGCTTTTAAACATAGAAAAGGAAGATGAATTCATTACAAAATTAACATTTTTTAAAATGAAACACTTTGCCAGAATAGTAGCAAAAGATATATATAAAAAACATCATCTTATCCAACTTACAGAAGAATACTCATATTTAGCCGATGCCTGCTTTGAAGTCGCATATCAAAAAGCCTATTCAAAATACTTACAAAGATTTGGAACGCCAATAGATGAGCTTACAGGCAAACCAGCAAGTGGAAGTGTTATAGCTCTTGGAAAGCATGGAGGAACGGATTTAAACTACTACTCAGACGTTGATGTGATGTACATCTGTTCAGGAGAAGGAACTACCGAAAAAGGCATTTCAAACAGAGAATTTTTTACAAAAGTATTTACAGATACAACGCTTTACTTAACAAAAAGAAACGCTGAAACAGTGGCTTGGAATGTAGATTTAGATCTAAGACCAGAGGGAAGAAAAGGTTTATTAACCTACAGCATTCCATTTTTAGAAAATTATTATTGGTCTGTTGGCAGGACTTGGGAAAGACATATGCTTATAAAAGCAAGACACGCAGCAGGTGATGAAAACACTACTAAAGAGTTTTTAGCCATCATCACTCCTTTTGTTTACAGGAAAAGTTTAAGCAAAGAAATTATAGATGACATACTAAATATGAAAAAAATGATAGAGAAACATTCTAAGCCAAAAAATCCGGATGAGATAGATGTTAAAAAATCAGAAGGTGGAATTAGAGAGATAGAGTTTATAGTTCAAGTATTTCAACTACTTCATGGTGGTCATGACCCAAGCCTTAGAGAAAGAGAAACAGTAAGAGCTTTAAGAAAGATTGTTGAAAAAGGATTGCTGTCAGAAGAAAAAGGTAAATTCTTAGAAGATGCTTACGTATTTTTAAGAAATTTAGAGCATGTAATACAGCTAAAAAACTGCGTTCAAACACAAATTTTAAATCTAAAAAATGCATCAGAATATGCTAAAAAACTTGGCTTTGATTCAGAAGAAAAATTTTTAGAAAAGCTTGAATATGTTAGAAAAAATGTTAAAAGAATATTTGAAAGTCTTGGGGGAGAAGAAAAAAAAGAACTTACTTCTATACAAGCCTACATCATTACAAAAGAAAATGAAGAAATTGTATCAGAATATCTAAAATCTCTCGGTTTTAAGGACCCAAAATGGGCGCTGAACTTGATTACTTCAATCTTTGAAGACGAAGAGTATCTTCTCTTATCGGAAAAGTATAAAAATCTTTTAATAGACTTCTTGCCAAAATTAGAAGAATATCTTAAAGAAAGTAAAGCAAAAGAAAGCTTGCTTGTAAATCTGAATAAATTTTTTACAGAAGGGAAGATTTACAGACTTTTTACAACAGCTTTAGAAAGCAAATCAAAGCTTGTTGATTTTATCATTGAAGTTGTAAAAACAACAGACTATGCAACAAACCTTATGATAAAAGATAAAGAACTTATAGAATTAGCATTTATCACGTCAAGACCTTTATCCAGCAAAGAAGATTTTGAAAAAGAGCTTGAAATTATAAAGATTGAAGATAAAGTTGAAAGCCTTAAGAAATTAAAGAAAATTAGCGAAGTATTAGCAACCTTGGAATACCTTCATAAAATAAAAACCCATAGCCCGATAGCAAGACTAAAGAAGCTTAACAATACAATCACAAACCTTGCTGATTTTATTCTTGAAAGTTTATACAAGATTAACGAAGGAAGTAAATTCGCAATTTATGGACTTGGAAAGCTTGGCAGTAGAGAGATGAACATCGGCTCAGACATTGACTTAGTTTTTGTTTTCAAAGACGAAGAAAGTAAATTTTCATTAAGTAAAGTTCCACAAAAGATAATAAAAGATTTGACTACATACACAAAAGAAGGACAGCTTTATCAATTAGATTTAAGATTAAGACCCTACGGAAAAGCAGGAGAGCTTTCACCATCTCTTGATTTTTATAAGAAATACTTCCAAAACGAAGCAAGACCTTGGGAATTCTTAGCATGGACAAAAGCAAGATTTATTACAGGAGATGAATCTGTTAAACAAAAGTTTGAAGAGATTATAAAAGAAGAAATCTTCAGCAGAGAAATAAAAAAAGACATAAAAATAGACCTATTAGAGATGAGATTAAAATTAGAAGGATTGACAAAAGAAACAGAAAGTGAAATGGACATAAAACTTGGAAAAGGCGGCATCACAGATATAGAGTTTATGGTTCAGCTGTACTATCTTGAGACAAAGCAAAGAAAAACAAGCATTTTAGAAGGACTTCTTGATTTAAATCCTGACATAGTTGATTATTATGTATTTTTAAGAGAAGTAGAGACAAGGTTAAGATTGGTAAAAGGTAGCAGTAGTTCAAAAATCTCTAAGTCTGACTTGCAAACAGAGAGAATAGTTGACACGTTCAACATGAGCTTTGAAGAGTTTTTTAAAGAAGTGAAAAATGCAAAAGATATTATAAGAAAAGAGTTTTATAAGTATTTTAGAAAGTGA
- the hemH gene encoding ferrochelatase: MTKEKIGVVLLNMGGPDSLDAIQPFLYNLFSDHDIIQIPKPIQKPVAFLISRLRAKKTKKYYEIMGGKSPQKEQTLQQAQKLQEKLEEDYKVVVAMRYWHPFTEEALNQLFQEKIKKIILLPLYPQYSRTTTGSSFNEFDRRVKRYINPGKFAVLSTLKGTKDPYYYFSNIPIAKINCYFDNPLYIKAMVENIKENLPEDYKDYYFLFTAHSLPEKIILDGDPYKKQTETTVKLIMEHFPNVKYSLAYQSKVGPVKWLEPFTDQEIERLIKEGYKKLIVIPVSFVSEHSETLYELDYLYGNIAKELGAESYIRIPTLKSHPMFIETLKELVIKNS, from the coding sequence ATGACAAAAGAAAAAATTGGCGTTGTACTTTTAAATATGGGTGGTCCTGACTCCTTAGATGCGATTCAGCCATTTTTATACAACTTATTTTCTGACCATGACATCATACAAATTCCAAAACCTATTCAAAAACCAGTAGCATTCTTAATTTCAAGACTTAGAGCCAAAAAAACAAAAAAATACTACGAAATAATGGGTGGAAAATCTCCACAAAAAGAACAAACGCTTCAGCAAGCCCAAAAACTCCAAGAAAAACTTGAGGAAGATTATAAAGTTGTCGTTGCAATGAGATATTGGCATCCATTCACAGAAGAAGCTTTAAACCAGCTTTTCCAAGAAAAAATAAAAAAAATAATCTTGCTACCGCTATATCCACAGTACAGCAGAACAACCACAGGATCATCTTTCAATGAATTTGACAGAAGAGTTAAACGATACATTAACCCCGGTAAATTTGCTGTACTATCTACACTAAAAGGGACAAAAGACCCATACTATTATTTTTCAAACATTCCCATCGCAAAAATAAACTGCTACTTTGACAATCCTTTGTACATAAAAGCAATGGTAGAAAACATTAAAGAAAACCTGCCAGAAGATTATAAAGATTATTATTTCTTATTTACAGCCCATAGCTTGCCAGAAAAAATCATTCTTGACGGCGACCCATACAAAAAACAAACAGAAACAACGGTTAAACTAATAATGGAGCATTTTCCAAATGTTAAATATTCCTTAGCTTATCAATCAAAAGTTGGACCTGTGAAGTGGTTAGAACCTTTTACAGACCAAGAAATTGAAAGATTAATAAAAGAAGGATATAAAAAGCTAATAGTTATACCTGTTAGCTTTGTCTCAGAACATTCAGAAACACTTTACGAGCTTGATTATCTGTATGGCAACATAGCAAAAGAGCTTGGAGCTGAAAGTTATATCAGAATACCAACTTTAAAAAGTCATCCAATGTTTATAGAAACACTAAAAGAGCTTGTGATTAAAAACTCTTAG
- the cysM gene encoding cysteine synthase B codes for MWIFGQHDEGYRKTRKSILELVGNTPLVELSRSLPEDIKKKNVKIYAKLESYNPGGSVKDRPATRMIVEAINSGKLTKDKVIIDATSGNTGIALAMVGTALGYQVELAMPANVSEERKRIIKAFGAKIHFTNPLESTDGAIIYVRKLVEKYPEKYYYIDQYNNDANWKAHFDSTAVEIWNQTEGKITHFVAGIGTGGTVMGTGRRLKIFNPDIQVIGVQPDSPFHGIEGLKYIETSIKPGIFDENRLDRTIFIGTDIAYQRARELSRLEGIFVGQSSGAAYEAAIKVAREIDEGVIVFICPDGGEKYLTTALYDYE; via the coding sequence ATGTGGATATTTGGACAGCATGATGAAGGCTATAGAAAAACAAGAAAATCAATATTAGAGCTTGTTGGAAACACTCCATTAGTAGAACTCAGCAGGTCATTGCCTGAAGATATAAAAAAGAAGAATGTAAAAATTTATGCAAAGTTAGAATCTTATAATCCCGGTGGTTCTGTAAAAGACAGACCGGCAACAAGAATGATAGTTGAAGCAATTAATTCCGGAAAACTAACTAAAGATAAAGTTATCATAGACGCAACATCCGGAAATACCGGAATTGCTCTTGCAATGGTTGGAACTGCTCTTGGATATCAAGTTGAGCTTGCGATGCCAGCCAATGTTAGCGAAGAAAGGAAAAGAATCATAAAAGCGTTTGGAGCTAAAATCCATTTTACAAATCCACTTGAAAGCACAGATGGAGCAATTATATACGTCAGAAAGCTTGTTGAAAAGTATCCAGAAAAATATTATTACATAGACCAATATAATAATGATGCAAACTGGAAAGCACATTTTGATTCTACCGCAGTGGAAATTTGGAATCAAACAGAAGGAAAGATTACTCACTTTGTTGCCGGAATAGGAACAGGTGGTACCGTGATGGGAACTGGCAGAAGGTTAAAAATCTTTAATCCGGATATTCAAGTTATAGGCGTTCAGCCAGATAGTCCATTTCATGGCATAGAAGGATTAAAATATATAGAAACTTCAATAAAGCCGGGTATTTTTGATGAAAACAGGCTTGACAGAACTATCTTTATTGGAACTGATATTGCATATCAAAGAGCGAGAGAGCTGTCAAGATTGGAAGGAATATTTGTAGGACAATCGTCCGGTGCTGCTTATGAGGCAGCAATAAAAGTAGCAAGAGAAATTGATGAAGGTGTTATAGTTTTTATATGTCCTGACGGTGGAGAAAAATATTTAACAACGGCTTTATATGACTACGAATAA